In Solea senegalensis isolate Sse05_10M linkage group LG6, IFAPA_SoseM_1, whole genome shotgun sequence, one genomic interval encodes:
- the casp3a gene encoding caspase-3a, with amino-acid sequence MSVNGPGSGEDSTDAKQSGGQRSDGSSVDPMDVDAKSHSHSFRYSLDFPSIGQCIIINNKNFDRKTGMNQRNGTDVDAANMMKVFSKLGYKVKVYNDQTVDQIVHVLTAASKEDHSSSASFICVLLSHGDEGIFFGTDSSVELKYLTSLFRGDRCKSLVGKPKLFFIQACRGTDLDAGIETDSGEEGTTKIPVEADFLYAFSTAPGYYSWRNTMTGSWFIQSLCDMICKYGKELELQHIMTRVNHKVAVEFESISNSPGFHAKKQIPCIVSMLTKEMYFVP; translated from the exons ATGTCGGTTAATGGGCCTGGAAGTGGAGAGGACTCTACAGACGCGAAGCAAAGCGGCGGGCAGCG GTCAGATGGGTCTTCCGTTGACCCCATGGACGTGGATGCCAAGTCCCACTCCCACAGCTTCAGATACAGCCTGGATTTTCCCAGCATCGGCCAgtgcatcatcatcaacaacaagaaCTTCGACAGGAAAACAG GCATGAATCAGCGAAATGGCACTGATGTAGATGCTGCCAACATGATGAAAGTGTTTTCTAAGTTGGGTTATAAAGTGAAGGTATACAATGACCAGACAGTCGACCAGATTGTACATGTCTTAACAGCTG cgtCAAAGGAAGATCACAGCTCCTCGGCCTCATTCATCTGCGTTTTGTTGAGTCATGGAGACGAGGGGATATTCTTTGGTACCGACAGCTCGGTGGAGCTCAAGTACCTCACATCACTTTTTCGAGGTGATCGCTGCAAATCCTTGGTGGGAAAACCCAAACTCTTCTTCATCCAG GCCTGCAGAGGCACTGATCTGGATGCGGGAATAGAGACAGACTCTGGAGAAGAAGGCACAACAAAGATTCCTGTGGAAGCTGACTTTCTTTATGCCTTCTCCACAGCACCAG GCTACTACTCATGGAGGAATACTATGACCGGGTCCTGGTTTATTCAGTCCTTGTGCGATATGATCTGTAAATATGGAAAAGAACTGGAGCTCCAGCACATCATGACCCGTGTgaaccacaaggtggcagtagAGTTTGAGTCTATCTCCAATTCACCAGGTTTTCATGCAAAGAAACAGATTCCATGCATTGTGTCCATGCTGACCAAAGAGATGTATTTTGTACCTTGA
- the stox2a gene encoding storkhead-box protein 2 isoform X1, which yields MEKSLQISPHSLALVLSRVSRDYEQESSSSSSSSSPKAVLSVNLQQYHSYTTGYEVFANFKAVNVQHFWNKALTHALSEIFFLGWIDEHVLLIQGKEVHLQVLRNGWTRRTLKPPQGFNIKCIGDVSPISMSPISQSQFIPLGEILCLAISAMNSAHKPVNQEALVEHLTASFPGVPTPSSEVLRHTLNMLVRERKIYPTPEGYFIVTPQTYFITPSLIRTNNKWYHLDDRLQERQPQQQQQQQQQQPQQCTSPPSGNATPSTPGCLRERPPRKNHNDSYNSYREDPPRHHSSALQSKSPKEHRGDSYQSKPPKDHTGGEPPPSTAAKEHRGEPPSYPYPPLATSPPVQQQTTPQDPADKSKSISSFPYKTDTLTKKKEGSGGGTSEKQSKRFGLRLFRLSFKKDKMRQLATFSAQFPPEEWPLHDEEVPTTPIPREVEMEIIRRINPDLTVENVARHTAVMKRLEEERTQKNKVGSAQHSARSRRGRGHRRAPHGKSRSHSKPRTSRGDPSEGSNWDLVFMERDYRFFSHSLVRSPREAMYTLERRRSGGATYLVHSNPNITESYCPVTPEWDVSGELAKRRTEMPFPEPSRGTCQSRVQRSHSHNQDRKSRHERSDQAKERSRSMDNSLKGLSLGAPEDFDPTLEERSHYYTDDGTLRATQKSSHYSRIMFSAAKFHSDFNVPDMGKGSLDESRIRSTIERNKSRDSLPTYNELMGLSPKPSTDEYFQCNTSNETILTAPSPQAKSEYDTLTSSGGLQKGSPADRQTPHLTSPHTMEYKEDLSAAKGQNGSLRMTPSQTPEPVQNARLTPHQHNVDPGGGGGSMVIKRKEIFSKDTLFKPPLNALSTGYVDSSYTKSGTLRKASHAKSTEALDNPEPQQPSNSATSSASPAVLQGCLEPTVPSASFDYYNVSDDEEEEEAEENSHKELASTGDNKDHGEGGGNGGGSGGGGEGTMQWLLEREKDHDLQRKLETNLTLLSPKETENSSSQKSAHSARLDSMDSSSVTVDSGFNSPRTRESLASNTSSIVESNRRQNPALSPGHIGTSGIGLPFSFRAIPEPPTTQPEKLQKSSNCLASITSV from the exons ATGGAGAAGTCCCTCCAGATATCCCCGCACTCTCTGGCTCTGGTGCTGTCGCGGGTATCCAGGGATTATGAACAGGagtcatcatcctcatcatcctcatcgtcACCGAAAGCCGTACTCTCTGTAAACCTGCAGCAGTATCATAGTTACACCACCGGCTACGAAGTCTTCGCTAATTTCAAAGCCGTCAACGTGCAGCATTTCTGGAACAAGGCGCTGACGCACGCGCTCTCCGAGATCTTCTTCCTGGGCTGGATCGATGAACATGTGCTGCTGATCCAAGGTAAAGAAGTTCATCTCCAAGTCCTGAGGAACGGATGGACCAGGCGCACACTGAAACCACCGCAGGGCTTCAACATCAAGTGCATAG GTGACGTGTCCCCGATCAGCATGTCGCCCATCAGCCAGTCACAGTTCATCCCACTGGGGGAGATCTTGTGCCTGGCCATCTCTGCTATGAACTCTGCCCACAAGCCTGTCAACCAGGAGGCTCTGGTGGAGCACCTCACTGCCAGCTTCCCAG GCGTGCCTACACCCAGCTCTGAGGTTCTGCGACATACCCTGAACATGCTGGTGCGAGAGAGGAAGATCTACCCAACTCCAGAGGGCTACTTCATTGTCACACCCCAGACCTACTTTATCACTCCCTCCCTCATCAGAACTAACAACAAGTGGTATCACCTGGATGATCGGTTGCAAGAACGGCAAccgcaacagcagcagcagcagcagcagcagcaacctcAACAGTGCACTTCGCCTCCATCTGGCAATGCAACACCGTCGACACCTGGCTGCCTGAGAGAGAGGCCTCCTCGCAAGAATCACAATGACTCATACAATTCCTATCGTGAAGACCCCCCCAGACATCACTCCTCTGCGCTCCAAAGTAAGTCACCAAAGGAGCACAGAGGAGATTCGTATCAAAGTAAGCCACCCAAGGACCACACTGGTGGGGAACCTCCACCAAGCACGGCAGCCAAGGAGCACAGAGGAGAACCGCCTTCATACCCTTATCCCCCACTTGCCACCTCCCCTCCTGTCCAGCAGCAAACGACACCTCAAGATCCAGCTGATAAGAGCAAGAGCATTAGTTCTTTCCCTTATAAAACTGACACTCTGaccaaaaagaaagaaggaagtgGTGGTGGTACTAGTGAGAAGCAATCCAAGAGGTTTGGACTCAGGCTGTTCAGACTGAGTTTCAAGAAGGATAAAATGAGGCAGTTGGCCACCTTCTCAGCCCAATTCCCCCCAGAGGAGTGGCCTCTTCATGATGAGGAAGTGCCTACCACGCCTATTCCCCGTGAAGTGGAGATGGAGATTATCCGCCGAATCAACCCTGACCTAACAGTGGAGAATGTGGCAAGGCACACAGCTGTGATGAAGAGGCTAGAGGAAGAGCGCACGCAGAAGAACAAGGTGGGATCAGCCCAACACAGTGCTCGCAGCAGGAGGGGTAGGGGACATCGGAGGGCTCCACATGGTAAGTCTCGCTCTCATAGCAAACCCCGCACCTCTAGAGGGGACCCATCAGAGGGTTCAAACTGGGACCTTGTGTTCATGGAAAGGGATTACCGTTTCTTTAGCCACTCGTTAGTTCGCTCACCTCGAGAGGCCATGTACACTTTAGAGCGTAGGCGGAGTGGAGGTGCAACGTACCTGGTCCACAGCAACCCCAATATTACTGAATCGTACTGCCCTGTTACCCCTGAGTGGGATGTGTCTGGGGAGCTAGCCAAGAGGCGGACAGAGATGCCCTTTCCTGAACCGTCACGTGGAACATGCCAGTCCAGAGTGCAAAGAAGTCACAGTCACAATCAGGATAGGAAGTCACGTCATGAGAGGTCCGATCAAGCTAAAGAACGATCTCGGTCCATGGACAACTCCCTTAAGGGCCTGTCACTGGGTGCTCCAGAAGACTTTGATCCCACTTTGGAGGAGCGTAGTCATTACTACACTGATGACGGCACCCTGCGAGCCACACAGAAGTCCTCCCACTACTCAAGGATCATGTTCTCTGCTGCTAAGTTCCACTCTGATTTTAATGTGCCTGATATGGGGAAGGGGAGTTTGGATGAGTCGAGGATTCGGAGTACAATAGAGAGGAACAAAAGCAGAGACAGCTTGCCAACGTACAATGAGCTAATGGGACTTTCTCCTAAGCCCTCAACAGATGAGTATTTCCAGTGCAATACGTCAAATGAAACAATCCTAACTGCCCCTTCGCCTCAGGCAAAATCAGAATATGACACATTAACCTCATCAGGGGGACTCCAAAAGGGCTCTCCGGCTGACCGCCAAACGCCTCACCTCACGTCTCCGCATACGATGGAGTACAAAGAGGACTTGTCGGCAGCAAAGGGACAGAATGGCTCGTTGCGAATGACACCAAGCCAGACACCAGAGCCCGTACAAAATGCCCGTTTGACGCCACACCAACACAATGTAGATCCTGGAGGGGGTGGAGGCAGTATGGTAATCAAGAGGAAAGAGATCTTCAGCAAGGACACTTTGTTCAAACCTCCACTCAATGCCTTGTCCACAGGCTATGTGGACAGCAGCTACACCAAGTCCGGCACATTGCGGAAAGCCTCACATGCCAAATCAACAGAGGCCCTAGACAATCCTGAGCCCCAGCAGCCTTCCAATTCAGCCACTTCCTCAGCATCACCTGCAGTTTTACAGGGCTGTTTAGAGCCAACAGTCCCCTCTGCCTCATTTGACTATTATAATGTATcagatgatgaggaagaggaagaggcagaggagaaCTCGCACAAAGAGTTGGCATCAACAGGGGACAACAAGGACCACGGGGAAGGGGGTGGTAATGGTGgaggtagtggtggtggtggagagggAACCATGCAATGGCTCCTGGAGCGGGAGAAGGACCATGATCTACAGCGAAAACTGGAGACCAATCTGACCTTACTCAGCCCTAAGGAGACggagaacagcagcagccagaaaTCGGCCCACTCTGCCCGTTTGGACAGCATGGACAGCAGCAGTGTCACAGTGGATAGTGGATTCAACTCCCCCAG GACACGTGAAAGCCTTGCATCCAACACATCCAGCATTGTGGAAAGCAATAGACGGCAGAATCCAGCACTGAGCCCAGGCCACATTGGTACCAGTGGTATCGGACTGCCATTCAGCTTTCGTGCCATCCCAGAGCCTCCCACCACACAGCCTGAGAAACTCCAGAAGTCATCGAACTGCCTGGCCTCCATCACCAGCGTCTGA
- the stox2a gene encoding storkhead-box protein 2 isoform X2 — protein MKKNRSSNPRRAWPSSELSERPLEHSLPRSEKDIRAQKQHLPPPPPPHFSPSPPRYRAPGDVSPISMSPISQSQFIPLGEILCLAISAMNSAHKPVNQEALVEHLTASFPGVPTPSSEVLRHTLNMLVRERKIYPTPEGYFIVTPQTYFITPSLIRTNNKWYHLDDRLQERQPQQQQQQQQQQPQQCTSPPSGNATPSTPGCLRERPPRKNHNDSYNSYREDPPRHHSSALQSKSPKEHRGDSYQSKPPKDHTGGEPPPSTAAKEHRGEPPSYPYPPLATSPPVQQQTTPQDPADKSKSISSFPYKTDTLTKKKEGSGGGTSEKQSKRFGLRLFRLSFKKDKMRQLATFSAQFPPEEWPLHDEEVPTTPIPREVEMEIIRRINPDLTVENVARHTAVMKRLEEERTQKNKVGSAQHSARSRRGRGHRRAPHGKSRSHSKPRTSRGDPSEGSNWDLVFMERDYRFFSHSLVRSPREAMYTLERRRSGGATYLVHSNPNITESYCPVTPEWDVSGELAKRRTEMPFPEPSRGTCQSRVQRSHSHNQDRKSRHERSDQAKERSRSMDNSLKGLSLGAPEDFDPTLEERSHYYTDDGTLRATQKSSHYSRIMFSAAKFHSDFNVPDMGKGSLDESRIRSTIERNKSRDSLPTYNELMGLSPKPSTDEYFQCNTSNETILTAPSPQAKSEYDTLTSSGGLQKGSPADRQTPHLTSPHTMEYKEDLSAAKGQNGSLRMTPSQTPEPVQNARLTPHQHNVDPGGGGGSMVIKRKEIFSKDTLFKPPLNALSTGYVDSSYTKSGTLRKASHAKSTEALDNPEPQQPSNSATSSASPAVLQGCLEPTVPSASFDYYNVSDDEEEEEAEENSHKELASTGDNKDHGEGGGNGGGSGGGGEGTMQWLLEREKDHDLQRKLETNLTLLSPKETENSSSQKSAHSARLDSMDSSSVTVDSGFNSPRTRESLASNTSSIVESNRRQNPALSPGHIGTSGIGLPFSFRAIPEPPTTQPEKLQKSSNCLASITSV, from the exons ATGAAGAAGAACCGTAGCAGCAATCCGCGGCGGGCCTGGCCCAGCTCGGAGCTTAGTGAACGCCCGCTGGAGCACAGTCTCCCCCGTAGTGAGAAAGACATCCGTGCGCAGAAACAGcatcttcctccccctcctccacctcattTCTCTCCATCCCCGCCAAGGTATCGTGCGCCAG GTGACGTGTCCCCGATCAGCATGTCGCCCATCAGCCAGTCACAGTTCATCCCACTGGGGGAGATCTTGTGCCTGGCCATCTCTGCTATGAACTCTGCCCACAAGCCTGTCAACCAGGAGGCTCTGGTGGAGCACCTCACTGCCAGCTTCCCAG GCGTGCCTACACCCAGCTCTGAGGTTCTGCGACATACCCTGAACATGCTGGTGCGAGAGAGGAAGATCTACCCAACTCCAGAGGGCTACTTCATTGTCACACCCCAGACCTACTTTATCACTCCCTCCCTCATCAGAACTAACAACAAGTGGTATCACCTGGATGATCGGTTGCAAGAACGGCAAccgcaacagcagcagcagcagcagcagcagcaacctcAACAGTGCACTTCGCCTCCATCTGGCAATGCAACACCGTCGACACCTGGCTGCCTGAGAGAGAGGCCTCCTCGCAAGAATCACAATGACTCATACAATTCCTATCGTGAAGACCCCCCCAGACATCACTCCTCTGCGCTCCAAAGTAAGTCACCAAAGGAGCACAGAGGAGATTCGTATCAAAGTAAGCCACCCAAGGACCACACTGGTGGGGAACCTCCACCAAGCACGGCAGCCAAGGAGCACAGAGGAGAACCGCCTTCATACCCTTATCCCCCACTTGCCACCTCCCCTCCTGTCCAGCAGCAAACGACACCTCAAGATCCAGCTGATAAGAGCAAGAGCATTAGTTCTTTCCCTTATAAAACTGACACTCTGaccaaaaagaaagaaggaagtgGTGGTGGTACTAGTGAGAAGCAATCCAAGAGGTTTGGACTCAGGCTGTTCAGACTGAGTTTCAAGAAGGATAAAATGAGGCAGTTGGCCACCTTCTCAGCCCAATTCCCCCCAGAGGAGTGGCCTCTTCATGATGAGGAAGTGCCTACCACGCCTATTCCCCGTGAAGTGGAGATGGAGATTATCCGCCGAATCAACCCTGACCTAACAGTGGAGAATGTGGCAAGGCACACAGCTGTGATGAAGAGGCTAGAGGAAGAGCGCACGCAGAAGAACAAGGTGGGATCAGCCCAACACAGTGCTCGCAGCAGGAGGGGTAGGGGACATCGGAGGGCTCCACATGGTAAGTCTCGCTCTCATAGCAAACCCCGCACCTCTAGAGGGGACCCATCAGAGGGTTCAAACTGGGACCTTGTGTTCATGGAAAGGGATTACCGTTTCTTTAGCCACTCGTTAGTTCGCTCACCTCGAGAGGCCATGTACACTTTAGAGCGTAGGCGGAGTGGAGGTGCAACGTACCTGGTCCACAGCAACCCCAATATTACTGAATCGTACTGCCCTGTTACCCCTGAGTGGGATGTGTCTGGGGAGCTAGCCAAGAGGCGGACAGAGATGCCCTTTCCTGAACCGTCACGTGGAACATGCCAGTCCAGAGTGCAAAGAAGTCACAGTCACAATCAGGATAGGAAGTCACGTCATGAGAGGTCCGATCAAGCTAAAGAACGATCTCGGTCCATGGACAACTCCCTTAAGGGCCTGTCACTGGGTGCTCCAGAAGACTTTGATCCCACTTTGGAGGAGCGTAGTCATTACTACACTGATGACGGCACCCTGCGAGCCACACAGAAGTCCTCCCACTACTCAAGGATCATGTTCTCTGCTGCTAAGTTCCACTCTGATTTTAATGTGCCTGATATGGGGAAGGGGAGTTTGGATGAGTCGAGGATTCGGAGTACAATAGAGAGGAACAAAAGCAGAGACAGCTTGCCAACGTACAATGAGCTAATGGGACTTTCTCCTAAGCCCTCAACAGATGAGTATTTCCAGTGCAATACGTCAAATGAAACAATCCTAACTGCCCCTTCGCCTCAGGCAAAATCAGAATATGACACATTAACCTCATCAGGGGGACTCCAAAAGGGCTCTCCGGCTGACCGCCAAACGCCTCACCTCACGTCTCCGCATACGATGGAGTACAAAGAGGACTTGTCGGCAGCAAAGGGACAGAATGGCTCGTTGCGAATGACACCAAGCCAGACACCAGAGCCCGTACAAAATGCCCGTTTGACGCCACACCAACACAATGTAGATCCTGGAGGGGGTGGAGGCAGTATGGTAATCAAGAGGAAAGAGATCTTCAGCAAGGACACTTTGTTCAAACCTCCACTCAATGCCTTGTCCACAGGCTATGTGGACAGCAGCTACACCAAGTCCGGCACATTGCGGAAAGCCTCACATGCCAAATCAACAGAGGCCCTAGACAATCCTGAGCCCCAGCAGCCTTCCAATTCAGCCACTTCCTCAGCATCACCTGCAGTTTTACAGGGCTGTTTAGAGCCAACAGTCCCCTCTGCCTCATTTGACTATTATAATGTATcagatgatgaggaagaggaagaggcagaggagaaCTCGCACAAAGAGTTGGCATCAACAGGGGACAACAAGGACCACGGGGAAGGGGGTGGTAATGGTGgaggtagtggtggtggtggagagggAACCATGCAATGGCTCCTGGAGCGGGAGAAGGACCATGATCTACAGCGAAAACTGGAGACCAATCTGACCTTACTCAGCCCTAAGGAGACggagaacagcagcagccagaaaTCGGCCCACTCTGCCCGTTTGGACAGCATGGACAGCAGCAGTGTCACAGTGGATAGTGGATTCAACTCCCCCAG GACACGTGAAAGCCTTGCATCCAACACATCCAGCATTGTGGAAAGCAATAGACGGCAGAATCCAGCACTGAGCCCAGGCCACATTGGTACCAGTGGTATCGGACTGCCATTCAGCTTTCGTGCCATCCCAGAGCCTCCCACCACACAGCCTGAGAAACTCCAGAAGTCATCGAACTGCCTGGCCTCCATCACCAGCGTCTGA